One genomic window of Halorhabdus sp. CBA1104 includes the following:
- a CDS encoding winged helix-turn-helix domain-containing protein, translating into MTGRHSRGRSGAGAATDAPGHQHCEQSSPDSASSGALLSLLGDTYARQILALLVEQPRTGQELGAATEMSRPTIYRRLERLVEHGLVRTEMQFDPDGHHRKQFHATVDGFEFSLGEDGIDSQARRPDADLPDDHQ; encoded by the coding sequence ATGACCGGACGACACTCACGCGGCCGTAGCGGGGCTGGAGCAGCGACCGACGCGCCCGGCCACCAGCACTGCGAGCAATCTTCCCCGGACAGCGCCTCGAGTGGGGCGCTTCTCTCGTTGCTCGGGGATACCTACGCCCGCCAGATTCTGGCGTTGCTCGTCGAACAGCCACGGACGGGCCAGGAACTCGGCGCGGCCACGGAGATGTCCCGACCGACGATCTATCGACGGCTCGAACGATTGGTCGAACACGGCCTCGTCCGGACGGAGATGCAGTTCGATCCGGATGGCCACCACCGGAAGCAATTTCACGCTACCGTCGACGGCTTCGAGTTCTCGCTCGGCGAGGACGGGATCGACTCTCAGGCTCGGCGTCCGGATGCCGACCTCCCCGACGACCATCAGTGA
- a CDS encoding bacterio-opsin activator domain-containing protein gives MDTGFAHAPIGILEVRPDGVVRDGNDAAETLLSVDMGTVAGESIATVFPDSVEGRVPQAFETPDGELSVEEYYPELDRWLAVDIVPAEEAVYVYLRDETDNRRREQQRDALQSDLHRLTIGTELIADVLGDLVAASTREDIAETICTQLGGTDIYEFAWVGERAVGAETIVLQAAAGTTGRTLDRIEAALDDDADLPELRAIERGEPTVVASLGEDESVPEPIRRAAFADGLGSLLAVPLTYGSSVYGVVGVYATERDAFTARERETFGTVGEMAGFAINATRNRSLLAADRVVELTLRLSDPATPFVAATADTDARIDVTGVIQQGEQLLCYVDAATACRSVEAMATTLSAHEAVTETRVVAEHDGGGSIELIQRIETPLGQLVSQGGTVQSATFGAADDRIVVELPPDEDVRRIADAITRRYDAAVLAKRERRRDEQTTGAVRDTVTARLTDRQAEALRTAFFADYFESPRGSTAEDVATALGITGPTLLHHLRAGQRKLLAAVFDATDEQTDSGRSNGDR, from the coding sequence ATGGATACTGGGTTCGCGCACGCACCGATCGGGATTCTCGAAGTACGCCCGGACGGAGTCGTTCGTGACGGCAACGACGCCGCCGAGACGCTTCTCTCTGTGGACATGGGCACTGTCGCCGGCGAGTCGATCGCGACTGTCTTCCCGGACTCCGTCGAGGGCCGCGTCCCGCAGGCCTTCGAGACCCCGGACGGGGAACTGTCCGTCGAAGAATACTACCCGGAGCTGGACCGATGGCTCGCAGTCGATATCGTCCCGGCAGAGGAGGCCGTCTACGTTTATCTTCGAGACGAGACCGACAACCGACGTCGCGAGCAGCAACGAGACGCCCTCCAGTCGGACCTCCATCGGCTGACGATCGGTACCGAACTCATCGCGGACGTCCTCGGTGACCTCGTGGCGGCCTCGACGCGGGAGGACATCGCCGAGACCATCTGTACCCAGTTGGGCGGAACCGACATCTACGAATTTGCCTGGGTTGGTGAGCGCGCTGTCGGGGCCGAGACGATCGTGTTGCAGGCCGCCGCCGGGACGACCGGGCGCACGCTCGATCGGATTGAGGCGGCCCTCGACGACGACGCGGACCTGCCCGAATTGCGCGCGATCGAACGGGGTGAACCGACGGTCGTCGCGTCGCTTGGCGAAGACGAGTCCGTGCCCGAGCCGATCCGTCGGGCGGCCTTTGCCGACGGGCTTGGGTCGTTGCTCGCCGTCCCGCTCACCTACGGGTCGAGTGTCTACGGCGTCGTCGGCGTCTACGCGACCGAACGTGACGCCTTCACGGCCCGCGAGCGTGAGACCTTCGGGACCGTCGGGGAGATGGCCGGCTTTGCTATCAACGCGACCCGCAACCGATCGTTGCTCGCGGCCGATCGGGTCGTCGAACTCACGCTCAGACTGTCCGATCCCGCAACCCCGTTCGTCGCTGCGACCGCCGATACCGACGCCCGGATCGACGTCACGGGCGTCATCCAGCAGGGCGAACAACTCCTCTGTTATGTCGACGCTGCGACCGCTTGCCGGTCGGTCGAGGCGATGGCGACGACGCTCTCGGCCCACGAGGCCGTGACCGAGACGCGGGTCGTCGCCGAACACGACGGCGGCGGTTCGATCGAATTGATACAGCGCATCGAGACGCCACTGGGCCAACTCGTCAGTCAGGGCGGGACGGTCCAATCGGCCACGTTCGGCGCTGCCGACGATCGCATCGTCGTCGAACTCCCCCCGGACGAAGACGTTCGCCGGATCGCCGACGCGATCACGCGCCGCTACGACGCTGCGGTACTCGCAAAGCGCGAGCGCCGACGGGACGAACAGACGACGGGGGCGGTCCGAGACACCGTGACTGCCCGATTGACCGATCGCCAGGCCGAGGCCCTTCGGACTGCGTTCTTCGCGGATTACTTCGAGTCTCCACGAGGGAGTACCGCCGAAGATGTCGCGACAGCCCTGGGGATCACCGGCCCGACGCTGCTTCACCATCTCCGGGCTGGACAGCGGAAACTTCTGGCAGCGGTGTTCGACGCAACCGACGAACAGACCGATTCGGGACGATCGAACGGCGACCGTTGA
- a CDS encoding DUF5518 domain-containing protein, with product MASTDRSARTGPEPTPAFDRPLDWAIGAVLGVFGLLVALGGAALRAAIERPDIATLLRDSEFRSDVLTEAEAIDTLVALGEWGGLGLVVAGVSIALLGIAVVVAHGRARRDGRPTPRWILGVVGAIVNTVLSFVPLSPILGGAAASYLSTDRDSGVATGIFAGLFTIVPALLVVVFVGVGLFTGLPGPSAAAAVAVVVVAGLFGIAYVVGLSALGGYIGRRSNA from the coding sequence CTGGGCGATCGGTGCCGTCCTGGGCGTCTTTGGCCTTCTGGTTGCCCTCGGCGGGGCGGCCCTCCGGGCGGCGATCGAGCGCCCGGATATCGCGACACTCCTCCGAGACAGCGAGTTTCGCTCCGACGTCCTCACCGAGGCCGAGGCGATCGATACCCTGGTTGCACTCGGTGAGTGGGGTGGGCTCGGCCTCGTCGTTGCTGGCGTCTCGATTGCCCTCCTCGGGATCGCCGTCGTCGTGGCCCACGGGCGTGCCCGACGCGACGGCCGGCCGACGCCCCGGTGGATCCTCGGTGTGGTCGGTGCGATCGTCAACACCGTGCTCAGCTTCGTCCCGCTCTCGCCGATCCTCGGCGGCGCGGCCGCGAGTTACCTCTCGACCGATCGCGACAGTGGTGTTGCGACCGGTATCTTCGCCGGCCTCTTTACGATCGTCCCGGCGCTTCTCGTGGTCGTGTTCGTCGGCGTCGGACTGTTTACCGGACTTCCGGGGCCGAGTGCGGCGGCTGCCGTTGCAGTGGTGGTGGTCGCTGGCCTGTTTGGGATCGCTTACGTCGTCGGGCTGAGTGCACTCGGTGGCTACATCGGCCGCCGGAGCAACGCCTGA
- a CDS encoding HAMP domain-containing sensor histidine kinase codes for MTETQTTGPFAAEQWPDPLCQYADADGTPVVESVNDAFEHTFGPVSAGEPVRALFETGDVSIVQGQADPGAIGRTDDRLVVETETQPSTSGTPSRDRFLLRVVTAEADGGVLLFTPLPTAAQEAGEIGLDHVASAISHDLRNPLDVAKARLHAARETGETEHFEHVATAHERMERIVEDVLTLARGTAVVQPDDRVELAAAANAAWETVETDDATVVLDRSLPTIVADADRLRRLFENLFRNSVEHGGTDVTVTVGPLADAAGFYVTDDGRGIPPERRQRVFDPGFSTDDHGTGLGLSIVSRIVDLHGWSIAVTDAATGGARFEIAGLERP; via the coding sequence ATGACCGAGACACAGACGACGGGACCGTTCGCCGCCGAGCAGTGGCCCGATCCGCTCTGTCAGTACGCCGATGCCGATGGCACCCCAGTCGTCGAATCGGTGAACGACGCCTTCGAGCATACATTCGGACCCGTATCGGCGGGCGAACCGGTACGAGCGCTGTTCGAGACGGGTGACGTCTCGATCGTACAGGGCCAAGCCGATCCGGGTGCCATCGGGAGGACCGACGATCGGCTCGTCGTCGAAACTGAAACACAGCCATCCACCTCGGGAACACCCTCGCGTGACCGGTTTCTCCTTCGCGTCGTGACCGCAGAGGCAGACGGCGGCGTCCTCCTCTTTACACCCCTCCCGACGGCGGCCCAGGAGGCCGGCGAAATTGGGCTCGACCACGTGGCCAGCGCGATCAGTCACGACCTCCGCAACCCCCTCGACGTCGCGAAAGCCCGCTTGCACGCAGCCCGGGAAACCGGCGAGACCGAACACTTCGAACACGTCGCGACGGCCCACGAGCGGATGGAACGGATCGTCGAAGACGTACTGACGCTGGCCAGGGGCACCGCAGTCGTCCAGCCCGACGATCGAGTCGAGCTCGCCGCCGCCGCGAACGCAGCGTGGGAAACCGTCGAGACCGACGACGCGACAGTCGTCCTCGACAGGTCGTTGCCGACGATCGTCGCCGACGCCGATCGCCTCCGGCGGCTCTTCGAAAATCTCTTCAGAAATTCGGTCGAGCACGGGGGGACAGACGTGACGGTAACGGTCGGCCCACTCGCCGACGCGGCGGGATTCTACGTCACCGACGACGGCCGGGGCATCCCACCGGAGCGACGCCAACGCGTCTTCGATCCCGGGTTCAGTACCGACGACCACGGGACCGGGTTGGGGCTGTCGATCGTCAGCCGCATCGTCGACCTCCACGGGTGGTCGATCGCCGTCACCGACGCCGCGACCGGCGGCGCTCGCTTCGAGATTGCCGGTCTCGAACGCCCGTGA
- a CDS encoding AIM24 family protein: protein MNVEDFTAQHAPTDAAETFSLENTYTLDVAVDGSVLAKAGSMVAYTGDLAFTGQATPEGGITGFLKEAATGEGTPIMRVEGTGTLMLADREKKVQILTLDDSESITINGEDVLAFESGLSYEITTMDSLAGSFAGGFTNVTLEGPGHVALTTHGEPVVLDPPVTTDPGATVAWSATTPAVEVNTNLSDMIGQESGERFQMEFTDAGGFVVVQPFEEHA, encoded by the coding sequence ATGAACGTAGAAGATTTCACCGCGCAACACGCGCCAACAGACGCCGCCGAGACGTTCAGCCTCGAAAACACATACACACTCGACGTCGCCGTCGACGGGTCGGTACTGGCCAAAGCCGGTTCGATGGTCGCCTACACGGGAGACCTCGCGTTTACGGGCCAGGCAACCCCTGAAGGCGGCATCACTGGCTTTCTGAAGGAAGCCGCCACCGGCGAGGGGACACCGATCATGCGCGTCGAGGGTACCGGGACGCTCATGCTCGCCGATCGTGAGAAGAAAGTTCAGATCCTCACACTGGACGACAGCGAGTCGATCACGATCAACGGCGAGGACGTACTCGCCTTCGAGTCGGGACTGTCCTACGAGATCACCACGATGGACAGCCTCGCAGGCTCGTTTGCCGGCGGGTTCACCAACGTTACCCTCGAAGGTCCCGGCCACGTCGCGCTGACGACCCACGGCGAGCCGGTCGTACTGGACCCACCCGTCACGACGGACCCGGGGGCGACAGTCGCCTGGAGCGCAACCACGCCGGCGGTCGAAGTCAACACCAATCTCTCGGACATGATCGGCCAGGAATCGGGTGAACGCTTCCAGATGGAATTCACGGACGCCGGTGGCTTCGTCGTCGTCCAGCCGTTCGAAGAACACGCCTGA